One region of Glycine max cultivar Williams 82 chromosome 9, Glycine_max_v4.0, whole genome shotgun sequence genomic DNA includes:
- the LOC100817258 gene encoding uncharacterized protein, with product MAAAATAKPLLSLWFMLLLPSFLRIAVAYRPGDIVPMSCMGQYHSSRTVWQDLIGRHCPIFAVNREVLMPIPKPTGYTGADAYKILFQVGREKFLIPWLLVVNRKSTEVPMIEVDLRYSGNDLHGVTAKVVDMPHHYVEVHPEISKQFWDSQHWPKHILVRYTWKEHSEIDVTSGFFVLFGSGLMLSFILSIYVLQSSRDKLERFVRETVVESSVPGEVVAKVE from the exons ATGGCTGCAGCAGCCACCGCGAAACCGCTTCTGTCActgtggtttatgcttctgCTACCGTCGTTTCTTCGGATCGCCGTCGCTTACCGACCCGGCGACATCGTTCCCATGAGCTGCATGGGTCAATACCACTCC TCGCGAACCGTGTGGCAGGACCTCATTGGCCGCCACTGCCCCATCTTCGCCGTGAATCGCGAG GTGTTGATGCCCATACCCAAGCCCACGGGTTACACTGGTGCTGATGCTTATAAAAT ATTGTTTCAAGTTGGAAGGGAAAAGTTTTTAATCCCGTGGCTTCTTGTGGTGAATCGGAAAAGTACAGAGGTTCCAATGATCGAAGTAGATCTG AGGTATTCAGGAAATGATTTGCATGGTGTCACAGCTAAAGTTGTGGATATGCCTCATCACT ATGTTGAAGTTCATCCTGAGATTAGTAAACAATTCTGGGATTCTCAGCATTGGCCAAAGCATATACTCGTCCGATATACATG GAAAGAACATTCAGAGATAGATGTAACTTCAGGATTTTTTGTTCTGTTTGGTTCAG GGCTCATGTTGTCTTTCATCCTTTCAATCTATGTATTGCAATCGTCACGTGACAAATTGGAAAG ATTTGTAAGGGAAACAGTTGTAGAAAGCAGTGTGCCTGGCGAGGTGGTAGCAAAGGTTGAATGA
- the WNK10 gene encoding with no lysine kinase 10 has protein sequence MELPDTISTAMYKGRFCTSSGVKSQLGYVETDPSGRYGRFRDVLGKGAMKTVYRAFDELLGIEVAWNQVKLGDAFHSPEQLQRLYSEVHLLKHLNHDSMMIFYGSWIDVSNRTFNFVTELFTSGTLREYRQKYKRVDIRAVKNWARQILSGLEYLHSHNPPVIHRDLKCDNIFVNGHQGRVKIGDLGLAAILKSSQHAHSVIGTPEFMAPELYEEKYNELIDIYSFGMCMIEMLTFEFPYSECANPAQIYKKVTSGKLPEAFYKIENLEAQEFVGKCLTNVSERPSAKELLLDPFLAMEQLEIPLPPSIPALFTNKSFKLNCPAPIPSDHRDQTKNADMTISGSINEENNTVFLKVRISDITGHTRHVFFPFDTLKDTAIQVAMEMVQELEISHLEPLEIAVRIDHEVSALVPTWRDRVKCHHQRQYSFNYEEDEDVNNHHPFFLSSSPSSPRGSGHMSASNSFKTRVRGNHYPFTQEWPQDDPFMVNDDASPQASLNSFKCSSFQFLDPGQEDEHAPTDATERTKKCTPLSYRTEEPEPNYTKPFNYCPPRMDSCSCGCSRFGSSHAYPRLTRIRSCPHERRSQQQLLQRSMMLEEMYKYKRRFFNNVGAVENLVSR, from the exons ATGGAATTGCCTGATACAATCAGTACAGCCATGTATAAGGGGAGATTCTGCACGAGTAGTGGAGTTAAGTCTCAGCTTGGTTATGTTGAAACCGATCCATCTGGTCGATATGGCCGC TTCAGGGATGTTCTCGGCAAAGGAGCAATGAAGACTGTGTATAGGGCATTTGATGAGTTACTAGGGATTGAAGTGGCTTGGAACCAAGTCAAGCTTGGTGATGCCTTTCACTCACCAGAGCAACTCCAGCGCCTTTATTCAGAGGTTCATCTCCTTAAGCACCTCAACCATGACTCTATGATGATCTTCTATGGTTCTTGGATCGATGTCAGCAACAGAACCTTCAACTTCGTCACTGAATTGTTCACCTCCGGCACCCTTAGAGA gtATAGGCAGAAGTATAAGAGAGTTGATATCCGAGCAGTTAAGAATTGGGCTCGCCAGATTCTAAGTGGTTTGGAGTATTTACACAGCCATAATCCTCCTGTGATACATAGAGATCTCAAGTGTGACAACATCTTTGTCAATGGCCATCAGGGGAGGGTCAAGATTGGTGACTTAGGCCTGGCAGCTATACTTAAAAGCTCCCAACATGCACACAGTGTCATCG GCACACCAGAATTCATGGCACCAGAACTGTATGAAGAGAAATACAACGAGCTGATAGATATATACTCCTTCGGTATGTGCATGATAGAGATGCTTACTTTTGAGTTCCCATATAGTGAGTGCGCCAACCCAGCTCAAATATACAAGAAAGTCACTTCG GGGAAGCTACCTGAAGCATTTTACAAAATCGAAAATTTGGAAGCCCAGGAGTTTGTGGGAAAATGTTTGACAAATGTCTCAGAGAGACCATCAGCGAAGGAGCTCTTGTTGGACCCTTTTTTAGCCATGGAACAACTTGAAATTCCATTGCCACCAAGCATACCAGCATTATTTACAAATAAGTCTTTCAAGCTTAATTGCCCTGCACCAATTCCCAGTGACCATCGTGATCAAACAAAGAACGCGGATATGACAATCAGCGGGTCAATAAACGAAGAGAACAACACTGTTTTCCTTAAAGTCCGGATATCTGACATAACGG GGCATACAAGACATGTGTTCTTCCCATTTGACACATTAAAGGACACGGCTATTCAGGTGGCAATGGAGATGGTGCAAGAACTTGAGATTAGCCACTTGGAGCCATTGGAGATTGCTGTAAGGATAGATCATGAGGTATCAGCTCTAGTTCCAACTTGGAGGGACAGGGTTAAGTGTCACCACCAACGACAGTACAGCTTTAACTacgaagaagatgaagatgtcAATAACCATCACCCTTTCTTCTTATCATCTTCTCCATCATCCCCTCGCGGTTCTGGCCACATGTCTGCTTCCAACTCCTTCAAGACTCGTGTTCGTGGAAACCATTACCCTTTTACTCAAGAATGGCCTCAAG ATGATCCGTTCATGGTCAACGACGACGCAAGCCCACAAGCCTCACTGAACTCCTTCAAGTGTTCGAGTTTCCAGTTCTTGGACCCGGGCCAGGAAGACGAGCACGCCCCAACAGATGCAACCGAACGCACCAAGAAGTGCACACCATTATCGTACCGTACCGAAGAACCAGAACCCAATTACACGAAACCGTTTAATTACTGCCCTCCTCGTATGGACTCTTGTTCGTGTGGTTGCAGCAGGTTCGGGTCGAGCCACGCGTACCCGAGGCTCACAAGGATCCGGTCCTGCCCGCACGAGCGGAGGAGCCAGCAGCAGCTGCTGCAACGGTCGATGATGTTGGAGGAGATGTACAAGTACAAGAGACGCTTCTTCAACAACGTTGGCGCCGTTGAGAACCTCGTGTCTAGATGA